From Populus trichocarpa isolate Nisqually-1 chromosome 19, P.trichocarpa_v4.1, whole genome shotgun sequence, a single genomic window includes:
- the LOC18108634 gene encoding uncharacterized protein LOC18108634, whose amino-acid sequence MSSASKAWLVAAAIGGVEALKDQGFCRWNYTLRSLHHHAKNHVRSASQAKKLSSSSSAMISHIVKEEKAKQSEESLRKVMYLSCWGPN is encoded by the coding sequence ATGAGTTCAGCGAGTAAAGCTTGGTTGGTTGCCGCTGCTATCGGAGGTGTTGAGGCGTTGAAAGATCAAGGGTTCTGTAGGTGGAACTACACATTGAGATCCCTACACCACCATGCCAAGAACCATGTCAGATCAGCCTCTCAGGCCAAGAAGCTTTCTTCTTCATCCTCAGCCATGATCTCACATATAGTCAAGGAAGAGAAGGCAAAACAGTCGGAGGAGTCTTTAAGAAAAGTCATGTACTTGAGTTGTTGGGGTCCAAACTGA
- the LOC18108635 gene encoding uncharacterized protein LOC18108635: protein MSTARKAWIVGASIGAVEALKDQGFCRWTYTMRSLHKHAKNNMRSISQARKLSSSSFAMVSGELRESSQSEESLRKVMYLSCWGSN, encoded by the coding sequence atgagtacaGCAAGAAAGGCTTGGATTGTGGGAGCTAGCATTGGAGCTGTAGAGGCATTGAAGGACCAGGGTTTTTGCAGATGGACCTACACCATGAGATCATTACACAAACATGCCAAGAATAATATGAGGTCAATCTCTCAGGCCAGGAAGCTTTCGTCTTCATCTTTTGCTATGGTTTCGGGTGAATTGAGGGAATCAAGCCAATCCGAGGAGTCTCTGAGGAAAGTCATGTACTTGAGTTGTTGGGGTTCAAATTAA
- the LOC7494227 gene encoding protein THYLAKOID FORMATION1, chloroplastic isoform X1: MAAVTPVSFSAISQSSSDRRAFCTVARNLGFEGFRFRSSFSCHYVGVRASNSTSRMVIHCMSTSTDVPPTVADTKLNFLKAYKRPIPSIYNTVLQELIVQQHLMKYKKTFRYDPVFGLGFVTVYDQLMEGYPSDEDREAIFQAYIKALEEDPEQYRIDAKKLEEWARAQTPSSLVDFSSREGEIEGTLKDIAERVASGNFSYSRFFAVGLFRLLELSNASEPTVLEKLCSALNINKRSVDRDLDVYRGLLSKLVQARELLKEYVDREKKKQEERAESQKASETVTKCLGEPQFVGQ, translated from the exons ATGGCTGCCGTTACTCCAGTATCATTCTCTGCGATTTCCCAATCTTCGAGCGACAGAAGGGCTTTCTGTACAGTAGCGCGTAATTTAGGTTTTGAAGGCTTCCGGTTTCGATCCAGTTTTTCGTGTCATTATGTCGGCGTTAGAGCTTCGAATTCGACTTCCCGTATGGTTATCCATTGCATGTCCACTTCTACTG ATGTGCCACCAACGGTAGctgataccaagttgaattTCTTGAAGGCTTATAAGAGACCGATCCCGAGTATCTATAACACGGTTCTGCAGGAGTTGATAGTGCAACAACATTTGATGAAGTATAAGAAGACTTTCCGTTATGATCCTGTGTTTGGTCTTGGTTTTGTTACTGTGTATGATCAACTCATGGAAGGGTATCCGAGTGATGAGGATCGAGAGGCCATTTTTCAGGCTTACATTAAGGCATTGGAGGAGGATCCGGAGCAATACAG AATAGATGCAAAAAAGCTTGAAGAATGGGCTCGGGCTCAGACTCCTAGTTCATTAGTTGACTTTTCATCCAGGGAAGGAGAAATTGAGGGGACATTAAAGGACATTGCAGAAAGAGTTGCGAGTGGGAATTTCAGCTACAGCCGTTTCTTTGCTGTTGGGTTATTTCGCCTTCTTGAGCTGTCAAATGCTAGTGAACCGACAGTACTAGAAAAG CTTTGTTCAGCACTAAACATCAATAAAAGAAGTGTGGATCGGGACCTTGATGTATACCGGGGCCTTCTTTCTAAATTGGTTCAAGCAAGAGAGTTGCTGAAGGAGTATGTAGATAG ggaaaagaagaaacaagaggAACGTGCAGAATCACAGAAGGCTAGTGAGACTGTAACAAAATGTTTGGGAGAGCCTCAATTTGTAGGACAGTAG
- the LOC7494227 gene encoding protein THYLAKOID FORMATION1, chloroplastic isoform X2 has translation MAAVTPVSFSAISQSSSDRRAFCTVARNLGFEGFRFRSSFSCHYVGVRASNSTSHVPPTVADTKLNFLKAYKRPIPSIYNTVLQELIVQQHLMKYKKTFRYDPVFGLGFVTVYDQLMEGYPSDEDREAIFQAYIKALEEDPEQYRIDAKKLEEWARAQTPSSLVDFSSREGEIEGTLKDIAERVASGNFSYSRFFAVGLFRLLELSNASEPTVLEKLCSALNINKRSVDRDLDVYRGLLSKLVQARELLKEYVDREKKKQEERAESQKASETVTKCLGEPQFVGQ, from the exons ATGGCTGCCGTTACTCCAGTATCATTCTCTGCGATTTCCCAATCTTCGAGCGACAGAAGGGCTTTCTGTACAGTAGCGCGTAATTTAGGTTTTGAAGGCTTCCGGTTTCGATCCAGTTTTTCGTGTCATTATGTCGGCGTTAGAGCTTCGAATTCGACTTCCC ATGTGCCACCAACGGTAGctgataccaagttgaattTCTTGAAGGCTTATAAGAGACCGATCCCGAGTATCTATAACACGGTTCTGCAGGAGTTGATAGTGCAACAACATTTGATGAAGTATAAGAAGACTTTCCGTTATGATCCTGTGTTTGGTCTTGGTTTTGTTACTGTGTATGATCAACTCATGGAAGGGTATCCGAGTGATGAGGATCGAGAGGCCATTTTTCAGGCTTACATTAAGGCATTGGAGGAGGATCCGGAGCAATACAG AATAGATGCAAAAAAGCTTGAAGAATGGGCTCGGGCTCAGACTCCTAGTTCATTAGTTGACTTTTCATCCAGGGAAGGAGAAATTGAGGGGACATTAAAGGACATTGCAGAAAGAGTTGCGAGTGGGAATTTCAGCTACAGCCGTTTCTTTGCTGTTGGGTTATTTCGCCTTCTTGAGCTGTCAAATGCTAGTGAACCGACAGTACTAGAAAAG CTTTGTTCAGCACTAAACATCAATAAAAGAAGTGTGGATCGGGACCTTGATGTATACCGGGGCCTTCTTTCTAAATTGGTTCAAGCAAGAGAGTTGCTGAAGGAGTATGTAGATAG ggaaaagaagaaacaagaggAACGTGCAGAATCACAGAAGGCTAGTGAGACTGTAACAAAATGTTTGGGAGAGCCTCAATTTGTAGGACAGTAG
- the LOC7494226 gene encoding coumaroyl-CoA:anthocyanidin 3-O-glucoside-6''-O-coumaroyltransferase 1-like isoform X2, with amino-acid sequence MAQSHSVKVIDRVQVSPPPGSVPTTSLPLTFFDFPWLLCRPMERLFFYEFPYPTLYLTNNILPILKNSLSLTLQHFFPLASNLMCPPSPHKPYILFKDGDSIPFTVVESMLDFDQVIGDHARVDLRELQCFVPKWPPTRVTSDDTRVVPLLALQVAVFPNSGICIGAKFCHVVADGMAFSHFMKSWASIFRSREDSACLEKSIPPSHDRSGIKDPFELESIFTKDWWNWASSWDYDLGSTPDDQLRDKVGVTFTIGQTHIERLKDLVSIQCMENYPGQVHVSTFVVACAFTWVNLIKSQEKEASDLLDNDKVYYFVFVADCRHRPEVKLPATYFGNCLAICYVPAKKIELLGENGIIMAAREIGKKVKELESGVFVGAEKWISKWKEVSEQGRLVTVAGSPKLRAYETDFGWGRPKKTEVPHIYASGSFHLCECRDGGGGVEIGLALPQGQMDVFSGIFEQGKQNLI; translated from the exons ATGGCTCAATCTCATTCTGTAAAAGTCATCGATCGTGTCCAAGTCTCGCCACCACCAGGCTCAGTACCCACCACCTCTCTCC CTCTCACTTTCTTCGACTTTCCATGGCTTCTTTGCCGTCCCATGGAACGCCTTTTCTTCTATGAATTCCCTTACCCTACTCTTTACTTGACGAACAACATCCTTCCTATTCTTAAAAACTCTCTTTCCCTTACTCTTCAACACTTTTTCCCTCTTGCCTCCAATCTTATGTGCCCACCATCACCCCATAAACCCTATATCCTCTTCAAAGATGGTGACTCGATCCCGTTCACTGTTGTTGAGTCAATGCTGGATTTTGACCAAGTCATCGGAGACCATGCCAGAGTCGATCTTAGAGAACTGCAATGTTTTGTCCCCAAGTGGCCTCCCACACGTGTGACATCAGATGACACACGTGTAGTGCCACTTCTTGCCTTGCAAGTAGCTGTGTTTCCGAATTCAGGTATCTGCATCGGTGCCAAATTTTGCCACGTGGTAGCTGATGGGATGGCTTTTAGCCATTTCATGAAATCCTGGGCGTCCATTTTTAGGTCCAGAGAAGACAGCGCTTGCCTTGAAAAGTCAATACCGCCGTCTCATGACAGGTCAGGGATCAAAGACCCATTCGAGCTTGAGTCAATTTTTACAAAGGACTGGTGGAATTGGGCTTCATCTTGGGATTACGATTTGGGATCAACCCCTGATGATCAACTTAGAGACAAGGTTGGCGTCACATTTACGATAGGCCAAACCCACATTGAGAGGCTGAAAGATCTGGTGTCCATTCAATGCATGGAAAATTATCCAGGGCAAGTGCATGTATCAACATTTGTGGTAGCATGTGCCTTTACATGGGTTAATTTGATCAAGTCACAAGAGAAGGAGGCAAGTGATTTACTTGATAATGACAAGGTTTACTACTTCGTTTTTGTGGCAGATTGTAGACACCGTCCTGAAGTTAAACTACCAGCAACATATTTTGGAAACTGTCTAGCAATATGTTATGTTCCTGCAAAGAAGATTGAGTTACTTGGAGAAAATGGGATCATCATGGCAGCTAGAGAAATTGGTAAGAAGGTCAAGGAATTGGAGAGTGGGGTTTTTGTGGGGGCTGAGAAATGGATATCAAAGTGGAAAGAAGTGTCTGAACAAGGCAGGCTGGTTACTGTTGCTGGGTCACCTAAGTTGCGTGCTTACGAGACAGATTTTGGGTGGGGGAGGCCGAAAAAGACTGAGGTTCCCCATATTTATGCTTCAGGCAGTTTCCATCTTTGTGAATGTAGAGATGGGGGAGGAGGAGTTGAGATTGGCTTGGCGCTTCCTCAGGGTCAAATGGATGTCTTCTCTGGCATCTTTGAACAAGGTAAGCAGAATCTGATTTGA
- the LOC7494226 gene encoding coumaroyl-CoA:anthocyanidin 3-O-glucoside-6''-O-coumaroyltransferase 1-like isoform X3, which produces MERLFFYELPYPTLYFMHKILPSLKNSLSLALQHFFPLASNLMCPLSPHKPYILFNDGDSIPFTIVESTMDFDQIIGDQAGDVTGLHAFVPKWPPTRVTSDGKRVVPLLALQVVVFPNSGICIGTKFCHVVADGMAFNHFMKSWASIFRSREDSACLEKSIPPSHDRSGIKDPFELESIFTKDWWNWASSWDYDLGSTPDDQLRDKVGVTFTIGQTHIERLKDLVSIQCMENYPGQVHVSTFVVACAFTWVNLIKSQEKEASDLLDNDKVYYFVFVADCRHRPEVKLPATYFGNCLAICYVPAKKIELLGENGIIMAAREIGKKVKELESGVFVGAEKWISKWKEVSEQGRLVTVAGSPKLRAYETDFGWGRPKKTEVPHIYASGSFHLCECRDGGGGVEIGLALPQGQMDVFSGIFEQGKQNLI; this is translated from the exons ATGGAACGCCTTTTCTTCTATGAACTTCCTTACCCTACTCTTTACTTCATGCACAAAATCTTGCCTAGCCTTAAAAACTCTCTTTCCCTTGCTCTTCAACACTTTTTCCCTCTTGCCTCCAATCTTATGTGCCCACTATCACCTCATAAACCCTATATCCTCTTCAATGATGGGGACTCAATCCCATTCACAATTGTTGAGTCAACGATGGATTTTGACCAAATAATCGGAGACCAGGCTGGAGATGTGACAGGACTGCACGCTTTTGTCCCTAAGTGGCCTCCCACACGCGTGACATCAGATGGCAAACGTGTGGTGCCACTTCTTGCCTTGCAAGTAGTTGTGTTTCCAAATTCAGGTATTTGCATTGGTACCAAATTTTGCCATGTGGTAGCTGATGGGATGGCTTTTAACCATTTCATGAAATCTTGGGCGTCCATTTTTAG GTCCAGAGAAGACAGCGCTTGCCTTGAAAAGTCAATACCGCCGTCTCATGACAGGTCAGGGATCAAAGACCCATTCGAGCTTGAGTCAATTTTTACAAAGGACTGGTGGAATTGGGCTTCATCTTGGGATTACGATTTGGGATCAACCCCTGATGATCAACTTAGAGACAAGGTTGGCGTCACATTTACGATAGGCCAAACCCACATTGAGAGGCTGAAAGATCTGGTGTCCATTCAATGCATGGAAAATTATCCAGGGCAAGTGCATGTATCAACATTTGTGGTAGCATGTGCCTTTACATGGGTTAATTTGATCAAGTCACAAGAGAAGGAGGCAAGTGATTTACTTGATAATGACAAGGTTTACTACTTCGTTTTTGTGGCAGATTGTAGACACCGTCCTGAAGTTAAACTACCAGCAACATATTTTGGAAACTGTCTAGCAATATGTTATGTTCCTGCAAAGAAGATTGAGTTACTTGGAGAAAATGGGATCATCATGGCAGCTAGAGAAATTGGTAAGAAGGTCAAGGAATTGGAGAGTGGGGTTTTTGTGGGGGCTGAGAAATGGATATCAAAGTGGAAAGAAGTGTCTGAACAAGGCAGGCTGGTTACTGTTGCTGGGTCACCTAAGTTGCGTGCTTACGAGACAGATTTTGGGTGGGGGAGGCCGAAAAAGACTGAGGTTCCCCATATTTATGCTTCAGGCAGTTTCCATCTTTGTGAATGTAGAGATGGGGGAGGAGGAGTTGAGATTGGCTTGGCGCTTCCTCAGGGTCAAATGGATGTCTTCTCTGGCATCTTTGAACAAGGTAAGCAGAATCTGATTTGA
- the LOC7494226 gene encoding coumaroyl-CoA:anthocyanidin 3-O-glucoside-6''-O-coumaroyltransferase 1-like isoform X1 — MLEGCHSIVSISSLSSSQTMAHSHPVKLIDHFRVSPPLGSVPTTSLPLTFFDFPWLLCRPMERLFFYEFPYPTLYLTNNILPILKNSLSLTLQHFFPLASNLMCPPSPHKPYILFKDGDSIPFTVVESMLDFDQVIGDHARVDLRELQCFVPKWPPTRVTSDDTRVVPLLALQVAVFPNSGICIGAKFCHVVADGMAFSHFMKSWASIFRSREDSACLEKSIPPSHDRSGIKDPFELESIFTKDWWNWASSWDYDLGSTPDDQLRDKVGVTFTIGQTHIERLKDLVSIQCMENYPGQVHVSTFVVACAFTWVNLIKSQEKEASDLLDNDKVYYFVFVADCRHRPEVKLPATYFGNCLAICYVPAKKIELLGENGIIMAAREIGKKVKELESGVFVGAEKWISKWKEVSEQGRLVTVAGSPKLRAYETDFGWGRPKKTEVPHIYASGSFHLCECRDGGGGVEIGLALPQGQMDVFSGIFEQGKQNLI; from the coding sequence ATGTTAGAAGGATGTCACTCCATCGTCAGTATCTCATCTCTTTCCTCTTCGCAAACAATGGCTCATTCTCATCCTGTAAAACTCATTGATCATTTCCGAGTCTCTCCACCACTAGGCTCAGTACCCACCACCTCTCTACCTCTCACTTTCTTCGACTTTCCATGGCTTCTTTGCCGTCCCATGGAACGCCTTTTCTTCTATGAATTCCCTTACCCTACTCTTTACTTGACGAACAACATCCTTCCTATTCTTAAAAACTCTCTTTCCCTTACTCTTCAACACTTTTTCCCTCTTGCCTCCAATCTTATGTGCCCACCATCACCCCATAAACCCTATATCCTCTTCAAAGATGGTGACTCGATCCCGTTCACTGTTGTTGAGTCAATGCTGGATTTTGACCAAGTCATCGGAGACCATGCCAGAGTCGATCTTAGAGAACTGCAATGTTTTGTCCCCAAGTGGCCTCCCACACGTGTGACATCAGATGACACACGTGTAGTGCCACTTCTTGCCTTGCAAGTAGCTGTGTTTCCGAATTCAGGTATCTGCATCGGTGCCAAATTTTGCCACGTGGTAGCTGATGGGATGGCTTTTAGCCATTTCATGAAATCCTGGGCGTCCATTTTTAGGTCCAGAGAAGACAGCGCTTGCCTTGAAAAGTCAATACCGCCGTCTCATGACAGGTCAGGGATCAAAGACCCATTCGAGCTTGAGTCAATTTTTACAAAGGACTGGTGGAATTGGGCTTCATCTTGGGATTACGATTTGGGATCAACCCCTGATGATCAACTTAGAGACAAGGTTGGCGTCACATTTACGATAGGCCAAACCCACATTGAGAGGCTGAAAGATCTGGTGTCCATTCAATGCATGGAAAATTATCCAGGGCAAGTGCATGTATCAACATTTGTGGTAGCATGTGCCTTTACATGGGTTAATTTGATCAAGTCACAAGAGAAGGAGGCAAGTGATTTACTTGATAATGACAAGGTTTACTACTTCGTTTTTGTGGCAGATTGTAGACACCGTCCTGAAGTTAAACTACCAGCAACATATTTTGGAAACTGTCTAGCAATATGTTATGTTCCTGCAAAGAAGATTGAGTTACTTGGAGAAAATGGGATCATCATGGCAGCTAGAGAAATTGGTAAGAAGGTCAAGGAATTGGAGAGTGGGGTTTTTGTGGGGGCTGAGAAATGGATATCAAAGTGGAAAGAAGTGTCTGAACAAGGCAGGCTGGTTACTGTTGCTGGGTCACCTAAGTTGCGTGCTTACGAGACAGATTTTGGGTGGGGGAGGCCGAAAAAGACTGAGGTTCCCCATATTTATGCTTCAGGCAGTTTCCATCTTTGTGAATGTAGAGATGGGGGAGGAGGAGTTGAGATTGGCTTGGCGCTTCCTCAGGGTCAAATGGATGTCTTCTCTGGCATCTTTGAACAAGGTAAGCAGAATCTGATTTGA
- the LOC18108637 gene encoding transcription factor MYB41 — protein MGRVPCCDKNGLKKGPWTPEEDHKLISFIQLHGPGNWRSLPKNAGLQRCGKSCRLRWTNYLRPDIKRGRFSFEEEETIIQLHSVLGNKWSAIAARLPGRTDNEIKNYWNTHIRKRLLRNGIDPVTHAPRLDLLDLSSIISSALCNPSTLLNLSTLVGNTQALLNPNILRLATTLSSLKQENSDMFLQKLQENQLFNPLLQNQDVPSLFSQPRQFHNLAQQVPACTTATTSTGGFIDQTTQVMQANVEGFSSNPTSTFNCQNSPENFVPSSLNESLVSLPNFYCNGTTTDPTVPEPGEHSGFQSANNGYQNFSIDSVISTPLMSPDPLNSSSTYLNSSSTEDERECYSSLLKFEIPESLNIDDFL, from the exons ATGGGAAGAGTACCTTGCTGTGACAAAAATGGACTCAAGAAAGGTCCTTGGACCCCAGAAGAAGATCACAAGCTCATCAGTTTTATTCAACTTCACGGACCTGGCAACTGGCGGTCCCTCCCCAAAAATGCAG GGCTTCAAAGATGTGGAAAGAGCTGTCGCCTTCGTTGGACAAATTACCTGAGACCTGATATCAAGAGAGGAAGATTTtcatttgaagaagaagagactATAATTCAACTTCACAGTGTTTTGGGAAACAA gTGGTCAGCTATAGCAGCTCGTTTGCCAGGAAGAACTGACAATGAAATCAAGAATTACTGGAATACTCATATAAGAAAAAGGTTGCTTAGAAATGGAATTGATCCTGTGACTCATGCCCCACGTCTTGATCTTCTTGACCTATCCTCCATTATAAGTTCAGCTTTGTGCAACCCATCAACACTTCTCAATCTGTCAACCTTGGTGGGCAACACTCAAGCCCTACTAAATCCTAATATTTTAAGACTAGCCACCACTCTATCATcattgaaacaagaaaattcgGACATGTTTTTGCAGAAACTACAAGAAAACCAGCTTTTCAACCCACTGTTACAAAACCAAGATGTCCCTTCATTATTTTCACAACCTAGGCAGTTTCATAATCTAGCTCAACAAGTTCCTGCTTGTACTACTGCTACTACATCTACTGGCGGGTTTATAGACCAAACAACACAAGTCATGCAAGCAAATGTAGAAGGGTTTTCGTCGAATCCGACGAGCACTTTCAACTGCCAAAATTCCCCAGAAAACTTCGTGCCTTCAAGTTTGAATGAGAGTTTGGTTTCACTGCCAAACTTTTATTGCAATGGTACTACTACAGATCCTACAGTTCCTGAACCTGGAGAGCACTCAGGATTCCAATCAGCAAACAATGGATATCAGAACTTCAGCATCGACTCAGTTATATCAACGCCTTTAATGAGCCCGGATCCATTGAACTCATCATCAACTTATCTCAACAGCAGCAGTACTGAGGATGAGAGGGAGTGCTACAGCAGCTTGTTGAAGTTTGAAATTCCTGAGAGTTTGAACATTGATGATTTcctgtaa